From the genome of Zalophus californianus isolate mZalCal1 chromosome 6, mZalCal1.pri.v2, whole genome shotgun sequence, one region includes:
- the LOC113909866 gene encoding disintegrin and metalloproteinase domain-containing protein 29-like — translation MRALFLFLALWARLAPAQGSQGRPSWRYISSEVVIPRKELHHGKGVQMPGWLSYSLRFGGKRHVIHMRRKKLFWSRHLLMMTQDDQGALQMDYPFIPPDCYYLGYLEEIPLSMVTVDTCYGGLEGIMKLDDLAYEIKPLSNSRRFEHIVSQIVADTNATGPTYKLGHKEIKEPLFSEEISNPAPRINNRIFSSHKSMIKGFAQSSNSMYRLYNNVTMCAKFLIDMVSLMDSIYKGLDIKFHLTAVLIFDIRDPVNMNDYRLPAGEYHRFHATYLFNIINPSSSFVVVKEGPQDYQNDPATFALCSPRCLHMVGHLGRHYLLLAVIISQYCGRSIGLYFDNHECSCQRRSSCIMYRYPVLTDSFSNCSFGHLQNILNINKHCLFNERVVFFNTSLTHVRCGNSIVEDREQCDCGSIKQCASNPCCSNNCKLESTFLCDKGLCCTNCTFSAVGTLCRPIRNICDLPEYCTGRSPQCPNNFYMQDGTPCTEEGYCYHGNCTDRTVHCQEIFGANTVGGPDVCYEINKKGHRFGHCKREFVARLFIRCGDQDVKCGRLQCANVTHLPRLQEHVGFHQSKISGVWCWGLDTHRSTGTTDVGHVRPGTPCAPGKFCENSTCNATIGEINYNCFPEKCNRRGICNNNRNCHCHIGWDPPFCKLQGKGGSIDSGPPPRRMRSVRQSHESVIYLRVVFARIYALIAALLFGIATNVKSIKTVIVREENVGEANP, via the coding sequence ATGAGGGCGCTCTTCTTGTTTCTTGCACTCTGGGCAAGGCTGGCTCCTGCCCAGGGTTCTCAAGGCCGTCCCTCATGGCGTTACATCTCCTCTGAGGTGGTCATTCCCAGGAAGGAGTTGCACCATGGCAAAGGTGTTCAGATGCCAGGCTGGCTGTCCTACAGCCTTCGTTTTGGGGGTAAGAGACACGTTATCCACATGCGGCGCAAGAAACTGTTTTGGTCTAGACATCTGCTGATGATGACTCAGGATGACCAAGGAGCCTTGCAGATGGACTACCCGTTCATCCCTCCAGATTGTTACTACCTCGGCTACCTGGAGGAGATTCCTCTTTCCATGGTCACCGTGGACACGTGTTATGGGGGTCTTGAAGGTATCATGAAGTTGGATGACCTTGCCTATGAAATCAAACCCCTCAGCAATTCCCGAAGGTTTGAACACATTGTTTCTCAGATAGTGGCAGACACCAATGCAACAGGACCTACCTATAAATTGGGACATAAAGAGATTAAGGAGCCCCTATTCTCTGAAGAAATTTCCAATCCAGCCCCCAGGATCAATAATAGGATCTTTTCCTCCCATAAATCCATGATCAAAGGATTTGCTCAAAGTTCCAATTCAATGTATCGTTTATATAATAATGTAACAATGTGTGCAAAATTTCTGATAGACATGGTTAGTTTAATGGACTCGATATATAAAGGTCTTGATATAAAGTTCCATCTTACTGCAGTCCTTATATTTGATATAAGAGATCCAGTCAACATGAATGATTACAGATTGCCAGCTGGTGAATACCACAGATTTCACGCTACCTACTTGTTCAACATCATAAACCCTAGTTCATCCTTCGTTGTGGTTAAAGAAGGACCACAAGACTATCAAAATGATCCTGCAACCTTTGCTTTATGCTCTCCTCGATGCCTACATATGGTTGGTCACCTCGGCAGACATTATTTATTGTTAGCTGTGATAATTTCCCAATACTGTGGGAGATCCATTGGTCTGTATTTTGATAATCATGAGTGCAGTTGCCAGCGGAGGTCCAGCTGCATCATGTACAGATACCCTGTGTTGACAGATTCCTTTAGTAACTGTTCTTTTGGACACTTACAAAACATTCTGAATATTAACAAGCATTGCCTATTCAATGAAAGGGTGGTATTCTTTAATACAAGTCTGACACATGTACGTTGTGGAAACTCTATAGTAGAGGACAGGGAGCAGTGTGACTGTGGCTCCATCAAGCAGTGTGCCAGCAACCCCTGCTGTAGTAACAACTGCAAACTTGAAAGTACATTTCTTTGTGACAAAGGGCTATGTTGTACAAACTGCACCTTCTCTGCAGTTGGGACTCTCTGTAGACCAATCCGAAATATCTGTGACCTTCCAGAGTATTGCACGGGCAGATCCCCTCAGTGCCCTAATAATTTCTATATGCAAGATGGAACCCCGTGCACTGAAGAGGGCTACTGCTATCACGGAAACTGCACTGACCGCACTGTGCACTGCCAAGAAATCTTTGGTGCAAACACTGTGGGGGGGCCAGATGTCTGCTACGAAATTAATAAAAAAGGCCACCGATTTGGACACTGTAAAAGAGAGTTTGTAGCCAGACTATTTATTCGTTGTGGTGACCAAGATGTCAAGTGTGGAAGGCTGCAGTGTGCCAATGTCACTCATCTCCCTCGGTTGCAAGAACATGTGGGATTCCATCAGTCTAAGATCTCAGGTGTCTGGTGTTGGGGATTGGACACACATCGCTCCACAGGAACAACTGATGTTGGTCATGTGAGACCTGGTACCCCCTGTGCTCCTGGAAAGTTCTGTGAGAATTCTACCTGCAATGCTACTATAGGTGAAATAAATTACAACTGTTTCCCTGAGAAATGCAACCGCAGGGGTATTTGCAACAATAACAGGAACTGTCATTGCCACATAGGCTGGGATCCCCCATTCTGCAAATTGCAAGGTAAAGGAGGGAGTATAGACAGTGGACCCCCTCCAAGAAGAATGCGGTCAGTCAGGCAAAGTCATGAATCGGTGATATATTTGAGAGTGGTCTTTGCTCGCATTTATGCCTTAATAGCTGCGCTCCTCTTTGGCATTGCCACCAATGTAAAATCTATCAAGACAGTTATAGTAAGGGAAGAGAACGTTGGTGAAGCCAATCCATAA